AGCGATAGCCGATGCACTTGCTGTCCAGATGGGGCTTAACAGGGCGCCTGAAGGCTTTTGGGAAAATCCTCCGGACCCCTCGGTCAAAGGGGAAATTGCCCGTAAATACAAATTTTTTCCCTTAAAATTGGAAAACGGTAAACTCCATGTCGCCATATCCGACCCTCTTAATATTACAACCATTGATGAAAGCAGATATGTAACCGGCTATAAAATAATACCTGAAATCGCAACACAAACCGAGATTGACAGGGCAATAAGACGCTGGTACGGTATAAGCAGTGATGAGTCTTTGGGAATTGAAGAAGGCTTCGATGATGAGGATGCGGAGGAGGATAATGCGGAAGGTCCTACCGTAAGAGCAGTAATCGATATAATAAACGGAGCATTATCTGAAAGAGCAAGTGATATACATATAGAACCAAGAAAAGATGCTACATTAGTAAGATACCGTATTGACGGCGCTCTTCGGGACATTATGAGGATGCCGAAAAAGATGCATTACAGCATCGTATCACGAATCAAGGTAATGGCAGGGCTTGATATAGCCGACAGGAGAGTGCCTCAGGACGGGCGAATAAAACTGCGGGAACCCCATGAGATAGACCTGAGGGTATCAACACTTCCCACAACACTGGGAGAGGCTGTCGTGCTCCGAATATTGGACAAGTCCCGCGTACTGCCTAAACTGGAGGTTTTAGGATATGAGGGAGAAGATTTGTCAAGGATTAGAAGGGCAATCGGCATGCCTTACGGTCTTGTGCTTTTAACAGGACCTACGGGTTCAGGCAAGACCACCACCCTTTATGCAGCCTTATCGGAGGTTGTGACGCCATCAATAAATGTTATAACGGTTGAAGACCCGCCGGAATACGAATTGGAAGGCATAAGACAGGTGGCTGTAAATGTGAAGGCGGATTTGACCTTTGCTACGGCATTAAGGTCTATACTAAGGCAGGACCCGGATGTTGTTATGATTGGTGAAATAAGGGATTCGGAAACCGCAAAGATAGCTGTTCAGGCGGCAATGACCGGTCATTTGGTATTGTCAACACTTCATACAAATGATGTTGCATCGGCACCGGCAAGACTGGTCGACATGGGGGTAGAACCTTATCTTGTGGCTTCATGCCTGCTTTGTGTCGTGGCGCAGAGATTAGTCAGGAGGGTATGCCATGAATGTGCCGAACCATATCAGCCTCCGGTGGATTCGCCGGTTTGGGGTTTTCTCAATACAAACGGGACACCGGCAGTTTCATTGAAGCATGGCAGAGGATGTCCGTCATGCGGTCGTACCGGTTACAGAGGACGCATAGCAATTGTAGAAGTAATGACGGCATCACGGGAAATACGTGAGCTTATAAGGCAGAATTCCACTGCCGATAAAATAAGGGACCTTGCTGTTCGTGACGGCATGACGACTCTTTTGGAAAATGCAAGAAGCAAGGCATTGGAAGGTATAACTACACCCGAGGAGGCGATGAGGGTTGCATCATCTTTTGATTAAGAAGTTAAATAATAAGGGATTTACATTGATTGAACTGGTCGTGACGGTGGCAATAGTTGTAGTGGCTGCATTTATGCTTGCATATGCTATGATTTATCCTCTTCAAACACAGGCAGATTCAGAGAAGGCGTCGACGGCTGCCTTTTTGGCACAGGAGAAGGCTGAGCAGCTTAAGGCAGATTCATATGACAATTTAGATTCATATAATAGCAAACCTCCTGAAACTGATGTGGATGGATATAAGGGGTTTAATCGTACAGTTACAGTAGAAAAAAATATTCCTGACAAAAATACAAAGCAGATAACAGTGGAGGTAACATATCCTCTGATACACGGTGGGACTGGAACTCAAATGGTTGTATTTGAAAGGACGGTGGAATAGTGATGCGCAGGATTTCCTCACGTCTTAAAGATAAGAAGGGATTGACGCTCTTAGAAGTTGTTGTGGCATCAAGTCTTGCCATGGTGCTGCTTATTGTTGTGCTTGAAATGTCTTGGCATGTATGGGGTGTATTCGGTAAAAGTAAGGTACACTTTGATGAAACATCTGAACTGCGTAAGGCAATTTACTGGGTTACAAGAGATTTGCGCTCTGCGGATAAAAATACTATTGTCATAGTTGATGCAAAAGGTATTGAACCACATACCCTGACAATGAAAATTGGAACGGCGGATGTAGTTACATATAAAATAGACAGCAGCAATAATCTTGTTCGTATTGAGAACAATATTATTCAACGTACGATAGCATCAGGTATAGCATTTGACAAAGATGAGTTTAATTTTAAAGAGGAAGATAAAGTAAGCGGCACATTGGTAACAGTGACGTTTAACGGTGTAGAAAGAGCTAAGGAAGGAAAGGAAGGTTTGCAATCATGTATAATGGTTTATTGAAAAGCCTGAAAAAAAACGAAGACGGTTTTACACTTGCTCTTGTTCTTGTTGTTTTATCCGCTCTTTTGATATTGGCAGGAACAATGTCTTATATTTCCGTAAGAACCTCAAGAGCGGCAATTGATGACAGGTCATTGGTACAGGCGCGGTGTGCGGCGGATACGGGTATCGAACGTGCAAGATTATATTTATCGGCAGACCCTTCGTTGAGGGGAAATATAATTACAAATTATAAAGTTGACGACACATCAGTGGTAGAAAAAGTTACAGTTGCTGATGATGACCGCACACCCTCTGATCCTGATGTAGTTAAAGTTACTTCTATAGGTAAGTGCCGTGATTTCGAAAAAACGGTTACAGCTTATATGCGGATGGGAAAGGGAACGTTATTTAATTTATTCAGACCGGGAATGACACAAATAGGAGCTGGAAAGATGGACTTTAGTGGTAATGCTCATATAAACTCAGACATATATGCAAATGGATATGTGATTCCAAATCATAATGGTATAAATGGAACTGTATATGCAGTAGACCCTTTAACACATATACCGACTCCTAATTGGAATGGAGTATTTCCTCAAATTAGTGATATTAATAATTTAATTGTCAGTGCCGGTAATATTGCACAGGCAATGGGTAATTATTATGACAGTTCTCAGACATTTGATGTATCAAATCTCAAAGAAGGATTTTATTTTGTCAATGGAGATGTGACAATAAACGGAGGTTCAACAAATAATAAAATATGCATTGTTGCCACAGGTAATATCAATGTGAATAAAGTTCCTCTATATGCATCGAACCTGTCGCTTTTGACGAAAGGGACTATTAAATTTGATGCTGGAAATGGTGATTATAAAATAGCGCTTGGTGTGGCTTCTGATTCTATAGATTTCAGCGGACCGGGGGGCGGTAATTCCTCATTGACATATGGTGCTTTGGTAGCGAATAATACAGTTAATGGTGGATTCTTGCGTGGAAATGTAACTTTAACTCAGGATAATAATGTTGACTTCAATACTATACCGGCACCGGGACATACAACAAAAATTATTTCACGCACCGAAAAATAGTGATTTTTAAAGGGGGGATACTGATGTATAAAAAGCCGGTATTTATATTATCTCCGATAATTGCTGCTTTAATTACAGGATGTATATCTTGGTTTTTTGGAGGCGCAATGCCGAATGTAGCCTTTTTATATGGCATATCGGTAGCTATAGGAGCTGCCGCAGGAATATTGACTGTCTTTGTGCCTCTGAACGGCATGTTTAAAGAATTAGAATCAGCAAGAGAAAATATATCAGTATTGAATAAAAAGATTAATGAAAGTCAAAAAAATGCTCAGGAATTGGAATCATTAAGGGCAAAAGTCTCGGAATTAAATGATAAACTAAATGAAAATCAAAAAGCCTCTCAAGAGATTAGTGCCGCAAAGGAAGATAAATTCACGGATATAAAGGAAATGAAGGGTTTGGTTGAAGGATTTGCAAAGGCTGTAAAAACGGTGCAGGAAATTGATGAAATGCGCAGCATAGAGCTTGACAAGGCTATTAATGATGCGTCAGTAGAATTATCAGAACTTGAAAAGCTTATGAAAAATGTAACGGACAAGGTTTCAGATGTCAAGAATGTTCTGAATAAAGTTGGCGGAGGTGCTTGATGTGTCATTTAAGAAGGCAGCAGGAATAGATACGGAAAAAGGTATAGCGGCAATATCGAAGGTGTCAGGCAGAGATGTAACGGTGGAAGTTTTCAAGGATTTTATGGGAAAAAGTTTAGATGAGATTATTAAGGATTTGCATGTTATTGAGAGGGCTGTAGTCATAGGAATTGGTGGCTCTCAGACATATATGAAAATAATGAAGCTGCCTGTCGACCTTGATAATAGGGCTGTTGCCGAAACGATAAAATGGCAGTTAACAGACGTCGTCGGCGACAGGATAGTAAGGCATTACATAACGGGTAAAACAAGCGAATATCTATGTACACTTGTAGGCGGTGTAAATAAGGATGAAGTACAAAATGTAAAAGCCGGTGCAATCGACTTGCGTGTTGCGGCTTTATGGCGCGGAGCCATGCATTTTTTGAAGGATGACAATAATGGACCGAAGGTTGTGGTTGAAAAATCAAATTCAGGGTGCAGGATTGTAGGAGGAAACGGTTTTTTATCATTTGCCCGTGAATTGGCTGACGACTCCGATGCTGAAATCCAGCGTACCTTGCTGTACTGCAGGTCTGAGCTTGGGGAAAATATTAAGGTTTATTATGTCGGAAGCGATTTGCCTGATGAAACAACGGCGGTTGGTTTATCACTGCATTATTATTCAGAGCCCCGTTTTAATTTTTTGGTAAAGGAAAAACGGTCATTAAATGGTATTGCTATCGGCAGTCAGTTTTTAAAAATTGCCGCTGCCAGTATTATTTTGGCTTTACTTCCTTATATAGCGGTATTAGGTTACGGCATACAGACAAATATATATACAAAAAGGACTGATGCGCTTGCCCCACAGGTGCAAAGATATAACACACTAAAAAACGAATGTAAAAAATATCATGACTGGGCAGCTATAGCCGAATCCTTTAAAGTATCTCCAGCGTATCCATATTTGGAGGATATACGCCATGCAGTACCGTCAAAATGCTGGCTTACGGCGATGAATGCGGTAAGTACGGATAAAAACGCGTCAGGAACAAGCACGAACAATGCGCAGACAAGCAATACCGCATCAGGAACAGCCGCCAAAAATACACAGACAAAGATAATAGACAAGGCTTCGCAGATAGATTTGGAGGGGTATTCCCTTGATGCGGCTTCAGTCGGTCTTATGCGGGACAATCTTGCGGCATTGCCTTGGTGCAGTGAAGTAAAAGCCGTATCATTGCAATGGGATGATAAGGTTGGTGCATATAAATTTAAACTATCGGCTGCAATAAAGCAGTCACAGGCAGGTGATAAAAAATGATGGATGTTAAGTTTGATAAAAGCACAGATGAAAAAAAAGGCATGGGAAGTTTAATAATATTGATAGGAATAATTGTTTTATCTCTTTTGCTTTTGGGATTTGGTGTAGAAAAGATGCTGCAAGCCAGAGCAAGTTTGATGAGCGCACATGATGAATATGAAAAGGCGCAGTCGGAAGCCGCAGCTATACCTAAGGCAGAAAGGGACCTTAATAATGCATTGCAAAAATGGAATGACGATAAAAGATATCTTTGGAGGTCTGCTGAAACAGGTATAATGTTTAAGGACGTTGAGGATGCGGCTAAAAACCACGGGGTGCAGCTTATATCTATGGAACCTCAAAATTCGATTAAATCGTTTTACAGGGGACATCTCATAGCCGTACCGGTTAAGATTTCCTTTAAAGGTACTTTTCCGGGAGTCCTGTCGGCTGTGGCAGACATAGAAAAGTTAGCAAGTCCGGGAGAGGTGAGGCAGTTTAATATATCTGTCCCTCAAAATTCTCAGCAAACCGATGCTGTCGGTACTGTAGATGCAAAATTAGAAGCGGTATTTTATTCTCTTAATCCTCCCGAGATGTTCGGCAAGGTAAATGGAAGTTCAGGCAGGTATGACCCCTTCTTTCCCCTGATTATACCGGAGCAAAATCAGCAGCCCAAGGATGCTACAAAGGCGAATACGCCAAGCAATACCTCAAATTTTTTTGACCAGATATTTAATATGATTTTTGGAACAGAGAATAAAAATAATACAAGCAATACCCCGAGCAATACTTCAAGCAATTCACAGAGCAATAAGCCAAATAATACCACAAATAATACTCCAAATACGTCATCAAAATCAAACTGATAGAATATTTGTTAATGTTTTGAACAGGAGGTGGTAATTTGTCGGGTATTAAAAATCTATTCATGTTTTTAAAAAGGGTTCTTATAAATAAAAAAATATGCAGGATTCTCACAATTTGGGGAATAGTTATAACTGCAATTATCTTATCAATAAATGCGGCTGTAAAAGCACAATCAAATGGAACAAATACAAAACATGAGGTTATTAAAAATACGGTTAATATAGATAACAGTGAAATTCATGGAAAAGCCGACATTGAGCCGGAAAATGTAATTCAGCAGTACGGATTTACGGACGGTTCTTATAGGTCTTATGCGGTAGTGAAGTTTAACAGCAATATTATAGGTGCGCCATCTTCCGGCAGTATAACATATGCAGACGGTAAAACTGTAGCATTAAAGCTGAATGACGGGACTATGCTTTATTGCAGCGGATTCAGCAAAACAGGAGTTAAGATTGGTCAATATGTAAATACCGGTTATCCGATAGGAGTGGCGGAAGGAGCGGTGACTGTCAGCGCCGAATACGACGGGAAAATGATTGACCCTGTAGCCTTATTGTGGAACGATAAATCGCAATTCATTGATGAAGCAAAACAAGTAGAGGAAGAACGAATGAAAATAACGGATGAACTGCGGCAAAAGGAGGAACAGAAACAGGCAGAAGAAGAATTGCGGCGGAAGGAACTGCTTCAACAATTAGAGAATATGCTTAAAGCTCAAGCCAGCCCCGATATTGTCGATACATCAATTAATAACACGGCAAACAGGGAAGAAATAAGGAAAATGATAAATAATGTTTCTTTGGAGATTGGAATAGACCCCGATCTTATAACGGCTGTAGCATCGGCAGAATCCGATTTCAATCCAAATGTGGTATCAGATAAGGGAGCTCAGGGGGTAATGCAGTTGATGCCTGAAACGGCGAAATCTCTCAGGGTACTTAATCCCTTTGATTCATATCAGAATATTCGCGGCGGCGCGATATATTTAAAAAGTCTGCTTTCAATGTATAATGGGGATATCAAGTTGGCATTGGCGGCGTATAATGCAGGACCGGAAGCTGTAAAACAATATGGCGGGATTCCGCCGTATAGTGAAACACAGGCATATGTGCAGTCAGTCCTTATAAAATATCAAAATCTAAGAATGATGAAAAATTAGTGCATTATAGGAAGGGGTTATTTGGATATGTCAGATTTAAAAGAGGATTTTCCTTACAAAGGCGAAAACTTAGTCGATGATTTATTAACACTTGCCGTAAGATGTAAGGCGTCGGATTTGCATATTACAGCGGGTACATATCCGGTACTGCGCTTGCATGGCAGATTGCGAAAACTTGGTGATTTGCTTGACTCTGATTCGCCGGAGATTAAAAATGAAATTGAAGCCGTATTAACACAATGGCCTGAATTGCGAGACAAGGTTTCGCCTGAGCTTGCAAATCGAATAGCTAATCTGACGTTAAGAAACGACAGATTTATCGATGATTTTAACAAGCGCTGGAATACAGACTTAGCCATATCGGTGCCCGGGGTTTCACGTTTCAGGGTGAATGTTTTCAGACAGAGAGGAAACTGTGCCGTAGCCTTTCGTGTTCTTTCTAATAAGGCGCCTAATTTGGATGAATTATTTGCACATTCCCCGAAGACGGCTGAGGTGTTAAAAGGATTTGCGGAACTTCCAAGGGGGTTAATACTTGTAACGGGTCCGACCGGTTCGGGTAAGTCTACCACCTTAGCAGCAATGATAGACCATATAAGTAAAACCTCCGAACGTCATATAATTACGCTGGAGGACCCTATCGAATATTTGTATCAACATCAAAAAGGAGTTGTTAATCAGCGTGAGGTAGGAGAGGATGTTTTATCTTTTGCCGAAGGTTTGCGCGCGGCATTGCGTGAAGACCCCGATGTTATACTTGTGGGAGAGATGAGGGACTTAGATACTATTTCTACTGCTATATCTGCGGCAGAAACAGGACATTTGGTGCTGTCGACACTTCATACAATTACCGCGGCAGAAACGGTTGAAAGGATTATTGATACATTTCCACCATCTCAGCAACAACAGATTAGGGTACAACTATCGGGTGTATTAAGAGGAGTATCGTCACAGCAGCTTCTTCCGAGAAAGGACGGCAGCGGAAGGGTATGCGCCGCTGAAATATTAGTTGCCGTACATGCTGTACGCTCCCTTATAAGGGAAAGTAAAACACATCAAATACCTACAACCATACAGACGGGTTCGGCTGATGGAATGGTAT
This is a stretch of genomic DNA from Aceticella autotrophica. It encodes these proteins:
- a CDS encoding PulJ/GspJ family protein, encoding MRRISSRLKDKKGLTLLEVVVASSLAMVLLIVVLEMSWHVWGVFGKSKVHFDETSELRKAIYWVTRDLRSADKNTIVIVDAKGIEPHTLTMKIGTADVVTYKIDSSNNLVRIENNIIQRTIASGIAFDKDEFNFKEEDKVSGTLVTVTFNGVERAKEGKEGLQSCIMVY
- a CDS encoding PilN domain-containing protein — translated: MSFKKAAGIDTEKGIAAISKVSGRDVTVEVFKDFMGKSLDEIIKDLHVIERAVVIGIGGSQTYMKIMKLPVDLDNRAVAETIKWQLTDVVGDRIVRHYITGKTSEYLCTLVGGVNKDEVQNVKAGAIDLRVAALWRGAMHFLKDDNNGPKVVVEKSNSGCRIVGGNGFLSFARELADDSDAEIQRTLLYCRSELGENIKVYYVGSDLPDETTAVGLSLHYYSEPRFNFLVKEKRSLNGIAIGSQFLKIAAASIILALLPYIAVLGYGIQTNIYTKRTDALAPQVQRYNTLKNECKKYHDWAAIAESFKVSPAYPYLEDIRHAVPSKCWLTAMNAVSTDKNASGTSTNNAQTSNTASGTAAKNTQTKIIDKASQIDLEGYSLDAASVGLMRDNLAALPWCSEVKAVSLQWDDKVGAYKFKLSAAIKQSQAGDKK
- a CDS encoding GspE/PulE family protein, with product MNNVYDGHVYLGKILIENGVINSQQLEDALKIQKETGRRLGDILISIGACSQEAIADALAVQMGLNRAPEGFWENPPDPSVKGEIARKYKFFPLKLENGKLHVAISDPLNITTIDESRYVTGYKIIPEIATQTEIDRAIRRWYGISSDESLGIEEGFDDEDAEEDNAEGPTVRAVIDIINGALSERASDIHIEPRKDATLVRYRIDGALRDIMRMPKKMHYSIVSRIKVMAGLDIADRRVPQDGRIKLREPHEIDLRVSTLPTTLGEAVVLRILDKSRVLPKLEVLGYEGEDLSRIRRAIGMPYGLVLLTGPTGSGKTTTLYAALSEVVTPSINVITVEDPPEYELEGIRQVAVNVKADLTFATALRSILRQDPDVVMIGEIRDSETAKIAVQAAMTGHLVLSTLHTNDVASAPARLVDMGVEPYLVASCLLCVVAQRLVRRVCHECAEPYQPPVDSPVWGFLNTNGTPAVSLKHGRGCPSCGRTGYRGRIAIVEVMTASREIRELIRQNSTADKIRDLAVRDGMTTLLENARSKALEGITTPEEAMRVASSFD
- a CDS encoding type IV pilus twitching motility protein PilT, with the translated sequence MSDLKEDFPYKGENLVDDLLTLAVRCKASDLHITAGTYPVLRLHGRLRKLGDLLDSDSPEIKNEIEAVLTQWPELRDKVSPELANRIANLTLRNDRFIDDFNKRWNTDLAISVPGVSRFRVNVFRQRGNCAVAFRVLSNKAPNLDELFAHSPKTAEVLKGFAELPRGLILVTGPTGSGKSTTLAAMIDHISKTSERHIITLEDPIEYLYQHQKGVVNQREVGEDVLSFAEGLRAALREDPDVILVGEMRDLDTISTAISAAETGHLVLSTLHTITAAETVERIIDTFPPSQQQQIRVQLSGVLRGVSSQQLLPRKDGSGRVCAAEILVAVHAVRSLIRESKTHQIPTTIQTGSADGMVSMDKALADLVLYGLVSREEAEERVVEYKVFEKYLGMM
- the pilO gene encoding type 4a pilus biogenesis protein PilO, which produces MMDVKFDKSTDEKKGMGSLIILIGIIVLSLLLLGFGVEKMLQARASLMSAHDEYEKAQSEAAAIPKAERDLNNALQKWNDDKRYLWRSAETGIMFKDVEDAAKNHGVQLISMEPQNSIKSFYRGHLIAVPVKISFKGTFPGVLSAVADIEKLASPGEVRQFNISVPQNSQQTDAVGTVDAKLEAVFYSLNPPEMFGKVNGSSGRYDPFFPLIIPEQNQQPKDATKANTPSNTSNFFDQIFNMIFGTENKNNTSNTPSNTSSNSQSNKPNNTTNNTPNTSSKSN
- a CDS encoding lytic transglycosylase domain-containing protein, which gives rise to MSGIKNLFMFLKRVLINKKICRILTIWGIVITAIILSINAAVKAQSNGTNTKHEVIKNTVNIDNSEIHGKADIEPENVIQQYGFTDGSYRSYAVVKFNSNIIGAPSSGSITYADGKTVALKLNDGTMLYCSGFSKTGVKIGQYVNTGYPIGVAEGAVTVSAEYDGKMIDPVALLWNDKSQFIDEAKQVEEERMKITDELRQKEEQKQAEEELRRKELLQQLENMLKAQASPDIVDTSINNTANREEIRKMINNVSLEIGIDPDLITAVASAESDFNPNVVSDKGAQGVMQLMPETAKSLRVLNPFDSYQNIRGGAIYLKSLLSMYNGDIKLALAAYNAGPEAVKQYGGIPPYSETQAYVQSVLIKYQNLRMMKN
- a CDS encoding type IV pilus modification PilV family protein gives rise to the protein MHHLLIKKLNNKGFTLIELVVTVAIVVVAAFMLAYAMIYPLQTQADSEKASTAAFLAQEKAEQLKADSYDNLDSYNSKPPETDVDGYKGFNRTVTVEKNIPDKNTKQITVEVTYPLIHGGTGTQMVVFERTVE